The following coding sequences lie in one Oncorhynchus nerka isolate Pitt River linkage group LG14, Oner_Uvic_2.0, whole genome shotgun sequence genomic window:
- the LOC115141092 gene encoding uncharacterized protein LOC115141092, with translation MTSVAEWLVQNRGKIEKGVEIMGQASAVLAATVGQLHPVLEAVFVASSEILSNPEGQDARYLTEQFSMVNQKLEGIQAEIEQIALELQRTSLNKQNFDREAQMLSQYEKFQDFVNAKPKFKEKKMEKFLSHYENTDTDLNLDALYNAVTGDNTSGDPMLETVVSTEQRSRRAVEDFCARLKKLFVVGIIAVMGYASLKEGVVGDEMVKKWQERMEDVENRMKAAVDDCTENFADQAKLDMEHHLQEKPGSVDLDFTKSLLDTLIKKFDWVSWSIRVFNDKERIFFFNWLAGKKYHGSRGGANYFDVLTKNNIKVVISFSVQPKPINKGQIQQEIEGQKLKGNMMDVAQVLSRSLPNCLVHAVSHYKEVVESNNFQEDCYYYGKHKKAYLCIHPE, from the coding sequence ATGACCAGTGTGGCAGAATGGCTCGTGCAGAACAGGGGCAAGATCGAGAAGGGGGTGGAGATCATGGGACAGGCCTCCGCAGTCCTGGCAGCCACTGTGGGTCAGCTCCATCCCGTCCTGGAGGCCGTGTTTGTAGCCTCCTCTGAGATCCTCAGCAACCCGGAAGGGCAGGATGCACGTTACCTGACTGAGCAGTTCAGCATGGTCAACCAAAAACTGGAAGGCATCCAGGCTGAGATCGAACAAATCGCCCTGGAGCTGCAGAGGACCTCCTTGAATAAGCAGAACTTTGACCGTGAGGCACAAATGCTCAGCCAGTACGAAAAGTTCCAGGACTTTGTCAACGCCAAGCCCAAGTTCAAAGAGAAGAAGATGGAGAAGTTCCTCAGCCATTATGAGAACACGGACACGGACTTGAACCTGGACGCGCTCTATAATGCCGTTACCGGGGACAATACCTCAGGTGACCCCATGCTGGAGACAGTGGTTTCCACAGAACAAAGGAGTAGAAGGGCGGTAGAAGATTTCTGTGCCAGGCTTAAGAAGCTCTTTGTGGTGGGCATCATTGCTGTCATGGGTTATGCCAGCCTCAAGGAAGGGGTTGTGGGGGATGAGATGGTGAAGAAGTGGCAGGAGCGTATGGAAGATGTTGAGAACCGCATGAAAGCAGCGGTGGATGATTGCACAGAAAACTTCGCTGATCAAGCCAAACTGGACATGGAACATCATCTTCAGGAGAAACCTGGCAGTGTTGACCTTGACTTCACCAAATCCCTATTAGACACCCTTATTAAGAAATTTGACTGGGTGAGCTGGTCTATCAGGGTCTTCAATGACAAGGAGCGCATTTTCTTTTTCAACTGGCTAGCTGGAAAGAAGTACcatggaagtagaggaggagcTAATTACTTTGATGTGTTGACCAAGAACAACATCAAAGTGGTGATCTCTTTCAGTGTACAGCCTAAGCCTATCAACAAGGGTCAGATTCAGCAAGAAATTGAGGGGCAGAAACTGAAGGGAAACATGATGGATGTGGCTCAGGTCCTCAGCAGAAGTCTCCCCAACTGCTTGGTGCATGCTGTCAGCCACTATAAGGAAGTGGTGGAGTCCAACAACTTCCAAGAGGATTGTTACTACTATGGAAAACACAAAAAAGCGTACTTATGCATTCATCCTGAGTAG